The following are encoded together in the Leptidea sinapis chromosome 29, ilLepSina1.1, whole genome shotgun sequence genome:
- the LOC126973388 gene encoding BRCA1-associated RING domain protein 1-like: MAKNLPQGDILKLLNALDAVRDDYTCGFCSKLCSKPVTLSTCLHIICSDHIEGLKNCPKCKMPIIDNKIFEGDPELEASVQATQKLCDIFKRFRTEKTNIFEGEPHTGDSEKRKHDKKLKGKVNIEKDTDLNVSALSSSSKTNKDIEKKNIKGETLLHVCSRNGKVDRVVELLRQGADPNTKDNAGWTPLHEAVQNGHFDLVKVLLQYNTLVNVPGQCNETPLHEAVRYNHKDIATELVKHGADLNARNCKGETPLQLAAQDMKVVLTDAAENLCHTQDSIIKHIASKYSELDFETIRLYCCSKSRTVLSKLKMLYKSHSNLHIEAKLSKKITHLIVDTNDGVCVSSIEILQGIVNGIWILSSDWVIKSTESKLEKFEAYEVQGVGNKSYKGPRNARYNKYKQLPGIFNGCHFYFYNFTTPYEVSKSLVITKDLLNKLVNESGGVVLRRVPNPESIPEMEALVPYHAKKGGKLEKCSHYIIYKEMYEPMYNMAHIKALPIGWFIECLEKYELCEPW; the protein is encoded by the coding sequence ATGGCGAAGAATTTGCCTCAAGGAGATATCCTTAAATTGCTTAATGCTTTAGATGCAGTCAGGGACGATTATACATGTGGATTTTGTTCAAAGTTATGTTCAAAACCTGTTACGTTAAGCACTTGTTTACACATAATTTGTTCTGACCATATCGAAGGTCTGAAGAACTGCCCCAAATGTAAAATGCCCAttattgataacaaaatctTCGAAGGTGATCCAGAACTGGAAGCATCTGTACAGGCAACTCAAAAACTTTGCGACATATTCAAAAGGTTTCGCACTGAAAAAACCAACATATTTGAAGGGGAGCCGCATACGGGTGACAGTGAAAAGAGAAAACATGATAAAAAACTTAAAGGAAAAGTGAACATTGAGAAAGATACAGATCTAAATGTATCTGCCCTAAGTTCATCTTCGAAAACAAACAAAGATATAgagaagaaaaatattaaaggtGAAACATTGCTGCATGTTTGTAGCCGAAACGGAAAAGTTGACAGAGTTGTAGAGTTATTGCGCCAAGGGGCGGATCCCAACACTAAAGACAATGCTGGATGGACACCACTACATGAAGCAGTACAGAATGGCCACTTTGACCTTGTGAAGgtcttattacaatataatactcTTGTAAATGTACCAGGGCAATGTAATGAGACTCCACTTCATGAAGCAGTCAGATATAATCACAAAGATATTGCGACAGAGTTAGTAAAACATGGTGCAGATTTGAATGCTAGAAATTGTAAAGGCGAAACTCCTTTACAATTAGCTGCTCAAGACATGAAAGTGGTTCTTACTGATGCTGCTGAAAACTTATGCCATACCCAAGACTCCATCATAAAACATATTGCAAGTAAATATTCTGAATTAGACTTTGAAACTATTAGATTGTACTGTTGCAGCAAATCACGGACAGTTCTTAGCAAActgaaaatgttatataaatcCCATAGTAATTTACACATTGAAGCAAAGTTGAGTAAGAAAATTACTCATCTGATTGTAGACACAAACGATGGCGTTTGTGTCTCAAGCATAGAAATTTTACAGGGAATTGTCAACGGCATATGGATTCTTTCCTCAGATTGGGTGATAAAATCAACAGAATCAAAATTAGAAAAATTTGAAGCTTATGAAGTTCAAGGTGTTGGTAACAAGAGTTATAAAGGTCCTAGAAACGCCaggtataataaatacaaacagTTGCCAGGCATATTTAATGgctgtcatttttatttctacaatttCACAACTCCATATGAAGTATCTAAATCGTTAGTGATAACAAAggatttattgaataaattagTAAATGAAAGTGGTGGTGTGGTGTTACGGAGAGTGCCTAATCCAGAATCTATACCTGAAATGGAAGCCTTAGTGCCATACCATGCTAAAAAGGGGGGAAAACTGGAAAAATGCTCccactatattatttataaagagaTGTATGAACCTATGTATAATATGGCTCACATTAAGGCCTTGCCAATTGGTTGGTTTATTGAATGTCTAGAGAAATATGAACTATGTGAGCCATGGTGA